A single genomic interval of Lewinellaceae bacterium harbors:
- a CDS encoding FAD-dependent oxidoreductase has translation MINRQALVSINLRTRTLAIFLSLLLASMGCHQPKSEQKTYDLVIYGATSAGIAAAIQAVRMEHTVILISPEARIGGLTTGGLGQTDIGNKVAIGGISREFYERVKTWYDQPEHWKWQKKEEYQDGGQTRTAENENSMWTFEPSAALAIYEAWLKEEKVEVVLNEKLNRETGVGTEDGAIRSITMLSGKIYTGKEFIDATYEGDLMAAAGVSYRVGREANSAYHETLNGVHPQITDTTMTGRVSHDAYNHNFVDGVDPYVVAGDPSSGLLPYINSDGPGVPGAGDHKVQAYCFRMCLTDDKDNRIPFAKPADYQEINYELLLRNYEAGEAGFPWINSSMPNRKTDTNNRTGFSTDFIGQNYAYPEASYAEREQIREAHRSYQQGLMWTLANNPRIPDQIRNEVARWGTCKDEFARPDGWQEQLYIREARRMDGVMTMTQYHCEGLEVVEDPVGMGAYGMDSHHIQRYINAQGFVKNEGNVEAPVRAPYPISYRSLLPKPDECTNLLVPVCLSATHIAFGSIRMEPVFMVLGQSAATAACLALDGGVGVHGLDYGKLKERLLADKLVLN, from the coding sequence ATGATAAATCGGCAAGCACTAGTGAGCATCAACCTGAGGACCAGAACACTGGCTATATTTCTTTCTTTATTGCTGGCAAGCATGGGTTGCCACCAACCAAAATCTGAACAGAAAACCTACGACCTCGTCATTTACGGTGCGACCTCGGCCGGAATAGCAGCGGCGATCCAGGCAGTTCGCATGGAGCATACCGTGATCCTCATCTCGCCGGAAGCTCGCATCGGCGGCTTGACGACGGGTGGGCTGGGGCAGACCGACATCGGTAACAAGGTAGCCATCGGAGGTATTTCGCGGGAATTCTACGAGCGGGTCAAGACCTGGTACGATCAGCCGGAACATTGGAAATGGCAGAAAAAAGAAGAATACCAGGATGGCGGTCAGACCCGTACGGCTGAAAACGAAAACTCAATGTGGACCTTCGAGCCGTCGGCAGCTTTGGCCATCTACGAAGCCTGGCTGAAGGAAGAGAAGGTGGAGGTAGTTTTAAATGAAAAGCTAAACCGGGAGACGGGCGTCGGAACGGAAGATGGAGCCATCCGGTCCATCACCATGCTCAGTGGCAAGATCTACACCGGAAAAGAATTCATTGATGCAACTTACGAGGGCGACCTGATGGCTGCCGCCGGGGTGTCCTACCGTGTAGGCCGGGAAGCAAACAGCGCGTATCATGAGACGCTGAATGGCGTGCATCCGCAAATAACTGACACCACCATGACTGGCCGTGTATCCCACGATGCCTACAACCACAACTTTGTCGACGGCGTCGATCCATATGTGGTCGCGGGCGATCCATCCAGCGGATTGTTGCCTTACATCAATTCGGACGGACCGGGCGTCCCGGGAGCAGGAGACCATAAAGTGCAGGCTTATTGTTTCCGCATGTGCCTGACCGACGACAAGGACAACCGCATCCCGTTTGCCAAACCGGCAGACTACCAGGAGATCAACTATGAGTTATTGTTGCGTAATTACGAGGCCGGGGAGGCGGGCTTTCCCTGGATCAACTCGTCGATGCCCAACCGCAAGACCGATACCAACAACCGCACCGGTTTTTCTACCGATTTCATCGGCCAGAATTATGCTTATCCGGAAGCCAGCTATGCCGAGCGGGAGCAGATCCGGGAGGCTCACCGCAGTTACCAGCAGGGCTTGATGTGGACACTGGCCAATAACCCGCGCATACCGGACCAAATACGCAACGAGGTGGCGCGTTGGGGCACCTGCAAGGACGAGTTTGCCCGCCCTGACGGCTGGCAGGAGCAGCTCTATATCCGGGAAGCACGCCGCATGGATGGTGTGATGACGATGACGCAGTACCATTGCGAGGGTCTCGAAGTGGTGGAGGATCCCGTTGGGATGGGTGCCTATGGGATGGATTCCCACCATATCCAGCGTTACATCAACGCCCAGGGTTTTGTGAAAAATGAGGGCAATGTTGAAGCGCCTGTCCGTGCTCCATATCCAATCAGCTACCGGTCGCTCTTACCCAAACCGGATGAGTGTACCAATTTGCTGGTGCCGGTCTGTCTGAGCGCCACGCACATCGCTTTTGGCAGCATCCGCATGGAGCCGGTCTTTATGGTGCTGGGACAGAGTGCCGCTACCGCAGCTTGCCTGGCATTAGATGGTGGGGTAGGGGTTCATGGACTGGATTATGGTAAGTTGAAGGAAAGGTTGTTGGCGGATAAGCTGGTATTGAATTAA
- a CDS encoding alpha-L-fucosidase, with amino-acid sequence MERPFIYYEDGKPAVLSVAIKKGNESYCAFIPIRYPEHPRPNPRQLAWQEAELGAVFHYDLHVFDGKKYIQGDNRITPIEDYQVFNPSRLNIDQWIHTIKEAGFKFALFTASHETGFAFYQSEVNPYSMRALNFQNGQGDLVRDFVDACRRYGIKPGIYLGIRWNAFLGVHDFKVDGTGAFQQKRQEQYNRMVEGMVKEICTNYGELFEIWFDGGADDPAHGAPDVLPIVQQYQPNCLFYHNLQLAEARWGGSESGTVNYPCWATFPYVSVGTGASGHPEIVANNYELLKTGARDGQYWMPAMADAPLRGYQGRHEWFWEPGDQDHLFPVADLMNMYEKSVGRNATLIMGLTPDTSGLLPEVDVQRLQEWGAAIRAKYGTPLYETSGEGNVLEITFDQPTTIDRVVIQEDITAGERVEEYSLEVLHNKEWVEVERGLGIGHKRIVQFESFLGNGIRITSHKYPGTPNIVRIAVYEKK; translated from the coding sequence ATGGAGCGGCCCTTTATCTATTACGAAGATGGGAAACCGGCCGTGCTGAGTGTAGCCATCAAAAAAGGCAACGAATCCTACTGCGCATTTATCCCTATCCGTTATCCGGAGCATCCGCGTCCCAATCCCCGCCAACTAGCGTGGCAGGAAGCCGAATTGGGAGCGGTCTTCCACTACGACCTGCATGTCTTTGACGGGAAGAAGTATATCCAGGGAGACAACCGCATCACCCCCATCGAAGATTACCAGGTCTTCAACCCCAGCCGCCTGAACATCGACCAGTGGATCCACACCATCAAGGAGGCCGGATTCAAGTTCGCCCTCTTTACGGCCAGCCACGAGACCGGCTTTGCTTTCTACCAGTCGGAGGTCAACCCCTACTCCATGCGGGCGTTGAACTTCCAGAATGGCCAGGGTGATCTGGTGCGCGACTTTGTCGATGCCTGCCGCAGATACGGCATCAAGCCCGGCATCTACCTGGGCATCCGCTGGAATGCCTTCCTGGGAGTGCATGACTTTAAGGTCGATGGCACCGGTGCATTTCAACAGAAACGACAGGAACAATACAACCGCATGGTGGAAGGTATGGTCAAAGAGATCTGCACCAACTATGGCGAGCTATTCGAGATCTGGTTTGACGGTGGTGCGGACGATCCAGCCCACGGCGCTCCGGATGTCTTGCCCATCGTGCAGCAATACCAGCCCAACTGCCTCTTCTACCACAACCTGCAGCTGGCGGAAGCCCGCTGGGGCGGCTCTGAGAGTGGCACGGTGAATTATCCCTGTTGGGCCACCTTTCCTTATGTATCGGTAGGCACCGGCGCCAGTGGTCATCCCGAGATCGTCGCCAATAACTATGAATTGCTAAAGACGGGAGCCCGCGATGGCCAATACTGGATGCCGGCCATGGCCGATGCCCCCCTTCGGGGCTACCAGGGTAGGCACGAATGGTTTTGGGAACCCGGCGATCAGGACCACTTATTTCCTGTCGCCGACCTGATGAATATGTACGAAAAGTCGGTGGGCCGCAATGCCACCCTGATCATGGGCCTCACTCCCGACACCAGTGGCCTGCTGCCGGAGGTGGATGTGCAACGGCTGCAGGAGTGGGGCGCAGCCATCCGTGCTAAATACGGCACTCCCCTCTACGAAACCAGTGGTGAAGGAAATGTCCTGGAAATCACTTTTGACCAGCCCACCACCATCGACCGGGTGGTCATCCAGGAGGACATTACCGCGGGAGAGCGGGTGGAGGAATATAGCCTGGAAGTGCTGCATAACAAAGAATGGGTAGAGGTGGAGCGAGGATTGGGCATTGGGCATAAACGAATAGTGCAATTCGAGTCGTTTCTAGGTAACGGAATCCGCATTACAAGCCATAAATATCCTGGAACACCGAATATAGTTAGGATTGCTGTTTATGAGAAGAAATAG
- the corA gene encoding magnesium/cobalt transporter CorA, whose product MQLLVKKQKKEIGLSPDVLYFRGDKKIDEVLLRIIDFDANNLEENIVQKVEEVLTYKDKETVTWFNIDGLHNESLMEEIAKGFQFDPLILANVMDTEAPPRVQEFDNCIFISAKMMKQNELNVQEIIVENFSLLLTDKVLISFQESKGDVFEPIRERIRAQKKRIRNSGTDYLTFALLDTVVDNYIYILSILGEKIEKVEDSLLHDPNQSTINEINNLKRELNYIRKSILPAKEMILSLSKIESEFIDESSEVHFKELINNITHATDISNNYREILSDQLNIYHTTMSTKLNDIMKFLTVFSVIFIPLTFIAGIYGTNFEVLPELHYKYSYFVMLGVMIAIAITMLIYFKRKHWL is encoded by the coding sequence ATGCAACTACTAGTAAAAAAACAAAAGAAAGAAATTGGACTTTCACCAGATGTATTGTATTTCAGGGGCGACAAGAAGATAGATGAGGTATTGCTTAGAATTATTGATTTTGATGCAAATAATTTAGAAGAAAACATTGTACAAAAAGTCGAAGAAGTATTGACGTATAAGGACAAAGAAACTGTAACATGGTTCAATATAGATGGATTGCATAATGAATCTTTAATGGAGGAAATTGCCAAAGGCTTTCAGTTTGACCCTTTAATTTTGGCAAATGTAATGGATACTGAAGCACCCCCAAGAGTACAAGAGTTTGATAATTGCATCTTCATTTCCGCAAAAATGATGAAACAAAATGAATTAAACGTTCAGGAGATTATTGTTGAAAATTTTAGCCTACTATTAACAGATAAGGTATTAATTTCCTTTCAAGAATCGAAAGGAGACGTTTTCGAACCAATTAGGGAACGAATTAGGGCACAAAAGAAAAGAATAAGAAATTCTGGAACCGATTACCTGACGTTCGCTCTGCTCGATACCGTAGTGGATAATTACATTTATATACTTAGCATACTAGGTGAAAAAATTGAAAAAGTAGAAGATAGTCTTTTACATGACCCAAATCAAAGTACGATAAACGAAATCAATAATCTAAAAAGAGAGCTCAACTATATCAGGAAAAGTATACTTCCTGCCAAAGAAATGATACTGAGCCTGTCAAAAATCGAATCGGAATTTATTGACGAAAGTAGCGAAGTTCATTTCAAAGAACTCATTAATAATATCACACATGCTACTGATATCTCAAATAACTATAGGGAAATATTATCCGACCAGCTTAATATTTACCATACTACAATGAGCACCAAACTGAATGATATCATGAAGTTTCTGACTGTCTTCTCGGTCATTTTTATCCCATTGACATTTATCGCCGGAATTTATGGCACAAACTTCGAAGTATTACCAGAGCTTCACTACAAATACAGCTATTTTGTTATGCTGGGAGTAATGATTGCCATTGCCATTACCATGTTAATATATTTCAAGAGGAAACACTGGCTTTAA
- a CDS encoding bifunctional YncE family protein/alkaline phosphatase family protein: MRPFILAFILITSLSTIHAQLPGTKTLLSNGWTLTPAGRMLPLGDLPLNMAVSPDQALLAVTNNGQSVQSIQLIDAQKGKLLDQMVVGKAFYGLKFADNNTLYASGGNDNWIYQMEVEDQKLVIKDTIVLAKPWPKKLSPTGLDIDVKKKRLYVTTKDDSTLYVINTSTKNIEKKIPLGTEAYTCLLSPDKKSLFVSLWGARKIAIFSTDDLRELGQVTVGENPNELLLSKDGKILYVANAGTNSVSVIDISTRKIIETLQTALYPDAPTGSSTNGLALSKDGETLFVANANNNCLAVFDVEEAGESRAQGFIPVGWYPTNVKVVGKKIYVTNGKGFSSFANPNGPDPTSVEQITARHRGDAEALLKIEYIGGLMKGTMSIIDLPDAEELAAYARQVYANTPYNKSKETVASGEPGNPIPTIVGQSSPIKYVFYIIKENRTYDQVLGDVAEGNGDPDLVLFGEKYTPNQHKLVNEFVLLDIFYVDGEVSADGHSWTMSAQANDYLEKTWVSSYGGRGGTYDSEGKRAIASPDDGFFWDYCQRAGVSYRSYGEFVDDKKANIPTLEGHFCPDYPGFDMGIRDTVRFNLWKKEFDSLVAINQVPRFNSIRFGNDHTEGARVGKPTVFAHVADNDLAVGLFVEHLSQSKIWNESAVFIVEDDAQNGSDHVDAHRTTAYLAGPFVKRGYADHTMYSTSSMLRTMELILGLPPMSQYDAAAEPMWRCFTDQADLTPFTSVTNQVNLNDVNVKMSWAAKQSEKIDLTKEDRVPDLLFSQIIWKAVKGEDSEMPAPVRSAFLNAKMED; encoded by the coding sequence ATGCGTCCGTTTATTTTAGCTTTCATCCTGATTACCTCACTTTCGACGATCCACGCCCAACTACCTGGAACTAAAACACTTCTTTCCAATGGATGGACCCTGACGCCGGCCGGCAGAATGCTGCCGCTGGGTGACTTACCGCTCAACATGGCCGTGAGCCCGGATCAGGCACTCCTGGCGGTGACCAACAACGGTCAGAGCGTGCAAAGCATCCAGTTGATTGATGCGCAGAAAGGTAAGCTGCTGGATCAGATGGTCGTTGGCAAAGCCTTTTACGGATTGAAGTTCGCCGACAACAATACCCTGTATGCCAGCGGTGGCAATGACAACTGGATCTATCAAATGGAGGTCGAGGATCAGAAATTGGTCATTAAAGACACCATCGTGCTGGCCAAGCCCTGGCCGAAGAAACTCTCTCCCACCGGGCTGGACATCGATGTCAAAAAGAAGCGATTATACGTCACGACCAAGGATGACAGTACCCTCTACGTGATCAACACATCTACCAAAAACATTGAAAAGAAAATTCCGCTCGGTACTGAAGCCTATACCTGTCTACTATCCCCCGACAAAAAAAGTCTGTTCGTCTCCCTGTGGGGAGCCCGGAAAATAGCGATCTTCTCCACCGATGATCTGAGGGAACTGGGACAGGTCACCGTCGGAGAAAATCCCAATGAACTATTGCTATCCAAAGACGGTAAAATACTCTATGTGGCCAACGCCGGCACCAACAGCGTATCGGTCATCGATATCTCAACCCGGAAAATCATCGAAACCCTGCAGACCGCCCTGTACCCGGACGCACCGACCGGCTCTTCCACCAATGGCCTGGCCTTATCCAAAGATGGAGAGACCCTGTTTGTCGCCAATGCCAATAACAATTGCCTGGCGGTCTTTGATGTTGAAGAAGCCGGAGAATCCCGGGCCCAGGGCTTCATCCCCGTGGGCTGGTATCCGACCAATGTCAAGGTGGTCGGGAAAAAGATCTATGTGACCAATGGCAAAGGCTTCTCATCCTTCGCCAACCCCAATGGTCCCGATCCCACCAGCGTTGAGCAGATCACAGCACGGCATCGGGGCGATGCAGAAGCGCTGCTCAAAATCGAATACATCGGGGGACTCATGAAAGGCACGATGTCCATCATCGATCTACCGGACGCAGAAGAGCTGGCAGCCTATGCCCGGCAGGTCTATGCCAATACGCCCTACAACAAGAGCAAAGAAACCGTGGCCTCCGGTGAACCCGGTAATCCCATTCCCACCATCGTCGGCCAGTCGTCGCCCATCAAATACGTCTTTTACATCATCAAGGAGAACCGGACCTACGATCAGGTCCTGGGTGACGTAGCTGAGGGTAACGGGGATCCGGATTTGGTCCTGTTCGGAGAAAAATATACCCCCAATCAGCATAAGCTGGTTAACGAATTTGTGTTACTCGACATCTTCTACGTCGATGGGGAAGTGAGCGCGGACGGTCACAGCTGGACGATGTCCGCCCAGGCTAACGACTACCTGGAAAAAACCTGGGTGTCCAGCTACGGTGGGCGCGGTGGCACCTATGACTCGGAAGGAAAGAGAGCCATTGCCAGTCCGGACGATGGATTTTTTTGGGACTATTGCCAGCGGGCCGGCGTCTCGTACCGGTCGTATGGTGAATTTGTCGATGACAAAAAAGCAAATATTCCTACTCTGGAAGGACATTTTTGCCCCGATTATCCCGGTTTCGATATGGGCATCCGGGACACTGTACGCTTCAACTTGTGGAAGAAAGAGTTTGATTCGCTGGTAGCCATCAACCAGGTTCCCCGATTCAATAGCATCCGCTTTGGCAACGACCACACCGAAGGAGCACGCGTCGGGAAGCCTACGGTGTTTGCGCATGTGGCGGACAATGACCTGGCTGTGGGCCTTTTTGTGGAGCACCTGTCCCAATCCAAAATATGGAATGAAAGTGCGGTATTTATTGTGGAAGATGACGCCCAGAATGGCAGCGATCATGTCGATGCACACCGGACGACCGCTTATCTGGCCGGACCATTTGTCAAGCGAGGTTATGCGGATCACACCATGTATTCCACCTCTTCGATGCTACGGACGATGGAGCTCATCCTGGGCCTGCCGCCGATGAGTCAGTACGACGCTGCCGCCGAACCCATGTGGCGGTGTTTTACCGACCAGGCCGATCTTACGCCGTTTACATCCGTAACCAACCAGGTCAACCTGAATGACGTCAACGTAAAAATGTCCTGGGCGGCTAAGCAGAGTGAAAAGATCGATTTGACCAAAGAGGATCGGGTTCCCGATCTCTTGTTCAGTCAAATCATCTGGAAGGCCGTGAAAGGGGAAGACAGTGAGATGCCTGCACCGGTCCGCAGTGCGTTTTTAAATGCAAAAATGGAGGATTGA
- a CDS encoding aminopeptidase P family protein, translated as MFSPNTYRERRKALKEKVATGLILLFGNEDSPMNYTDNTYHFRQDSTFLYYFGIQRPGLIALLDVDNDREILFGDDYTVEDWVWMGPQPTVKHLAESCGVGQVQPLNELGPSFTRAKNSKQAIHFLPLYRPENKIKLQALTGIAPDEIAAKCSIDLVHAVIQQREFKAKEEIEQISRAVDVTVDMHVAAMRCARPGMTEAEVTAEIHKVAIAAGGNLSFPIIATINGQTLHNHYHGNTLKQGDLLLIDAGYENEMGYAGDLSSTFPVSRNFTTMQKDIYQLTLEAHEAAIQALGVGIPFLNAHLAACSTIFDGLKAMGIAKGNTEDAVTAGAHALFFPCGTGHMMGLDVHDMEDLGEVWIGYDGKPKSTQFGLKSLRLAKPLKPGHVVTIEPGIYFIPELMDLWRSENKFNEFINWDKLYTFRNFGGIRNEEDFVMTADGARLLGKAKPKTIDELEAVWG; from the coding sequence ATGTTTTCACCAAACACTTACCGGGAACGGCGCAAAGCATTAAAAGAAAAGGTGGCTACGGGGCTGATATTACTCTTCGGCAACGAGGACTCTCCGATGAATTATACCGATAACACCTATCATTTCCGGCAAGACAGTACATTCCTTTATTATTTTGGCATTCAACGGCCCGGTCTGATCGCGCTTCTGGATGTTGACAACGATCGGGAGATTCTTTTTGGCGATGATTACACGGTTGAAGATTGGGTTTGGATGGGCCCGCAACCCACTGTGAAGCATCTGGCTGAAAGCTGTGGCGTAGGTCAGGTGCAGCCATTAAATGAACTGGGTCCAAGCTTCACGAGGGCCAAAAATAGCAAGCAAGCCATCCATTTTTTGCCGCTATACCGGCCGGAGAATAAAATCAAATTACAAGCTCTAACCGGAATAGCGCCGGATGAAATTGCCGCTAAATGTTCCATCGATCTGGTGCATGCGGTGATCCAGCAGCGGGAATTCAAGGCGAAGGAAGAAATTGAGCAGATCAGCCGGGCGGTCGACGTGACGGTAGACATGCATGTGGCCGCCATGCGCTGTGCCCGGCCGGGCATGACCGAAGCAGAGGTGACTGCCGAGATCCATAAAGTGGCCATTGCGGCGGGTGGTAATCTTTCTTTCCCCATCATTGCTACCATCAATGGTCAGACCCTGCACAATCATTATCATGGCAATACGCTTAAGCAAGGGGATCTATTGTTGATCGATGCCGGTTACGAAAATGAAATGGGTTATGCCGGCGACCTTTCGAGTACTTTTCCGGTAAGCCGGAATTTTACCACCATGCAAAAAGACATCTACCAGCTTACGCTGGAGGCACATGAAGCAGCCATCCAGGCACTTGGTGTAGGCATACCGTTTCTTAATGCACATCTGGCGGCCTGCTCCACCATCTTTGACGGATTGAAGGCTATGGGCATCGCCAAAGGAAATACGGAAGATGCGGTTACCGCCGGCGCCCATGCCCTGTTCTTTCCCTGTGGCACTGGCCATATGATGGGATTGGATGTGCACGATATGGAGGATCTGGGTGAAGTTTGGATCGGGTATGATGGTAAACCCAAAAGCACCCAGTTTGGCTTGAAGTCCCTTCGGCTGGCCAAACCGTTGAAACCCGGCCATGTGGTGACCATCGAACCGGGAATCTACTTCATCCCGGAACTGATGGATCTATGGCGATCGGAAAATAAATTCAACGAATTCATCAATTGGGATAAGCTCTATACCTTCCGGAACTTTGGCGGCATACGTAATGAGGAGGATTTTGTAATGACGGCTGACGGCGCCCGGTTGTTGGGAAAGGCTAAGCCGAAGACGATTGATGAGTTGGAGGCGGTGTGGGGGTGA
- a CDS encoding family 78 glycoside hydrolase catalytic domain, translating to MDWIKYGWLLVVVAYGCNDKLADSQDSEVSLESGAFWIQDSRPLPDQDSLFYLDQPAPLFRKEFNSTVKIKEAKLLITAAGYYQAWINGNVVGKNVLDPVWTDYGKRIYYTEYDVTSLLNAGNNCLGVTLGNGFYNPLPLRKWGQRNLRTDLDKVGKPAFIAKLILNFENGSAQEMVSDTSWRFSYGPLLKNDVYLGVTYDAGQEADGWLRPGYDDQKWDPVKVGTSPGGQLQKAFFPPVQVTQEITPKAIYSPVPGIWMVDMGVNFTGTYRIKISGQTGDTISMRFGERIYEDGTLNPMTTVAGQIKREGMGGPGAPDIAWQEDDYIIGESGEAWFTPEFTYHTYRYMEIRGLASQPLQEDIRGLFIHSNVKSDNHFSTASPLLNSIQEITERTFLANLVGVQSDCPAREKFGYGGDLNATSEAFIYNFDMQAFYRKTLYDWMDAMNDTLFVDTAPFVGINYCGLSWESAFLITQYYLYLYYGDLDLVKELYAADIQWMQKVARIHPEGWVDEGLSDHESLAPVPVKLTGTCHYLQCARIMISFADLMGDERNKEEYENLAARLQEMIRKEYWEKPAAGEINRQTLFGTLLYHEVIPADQVPAAVDSLRQALEEAPSGHFITGIFGTKYVLEALSRYGSPQEVYDIVNSTAYPGWGYMINRGATTVWETWKESENTYSNCHPMFGSVTEWFYRWLGGIRADPGHPGFKSFVLAPYMPEGLDSVSCTYHAPYGLIASKWQREEGDHYRYEVSIPEGSSAQVILPKGHAKITRIRDLMKNKDLDPVKGMEAGQVKLIGGNYLMIISTDD from the coding sequence ATGGATTGGATAAAATATGGCTGGCTACTTGTAGTGGTGGCTTATGGCTGTAACGATAAGCTGGCGGATAGCCAGGATTCCGAAGTAAGCCTTGAGTCTGGGGCGTTCTGGATTCAGGACAGCCGACCGCTTCCGGATCAGGATTCTCTCTTCTACCTGGATCAGCCGGCCCCGCTTTTCAGAAAGGAATTTAATTCCACGGTGAAAATCAAGGAAGCGAAGCTACTGATTACCGCCGCTGGATATTACCAGGCCTGGATTAACGGGAATGTGGTCGGAAAAAATGTACTGGATCCAGTCTGGACCGACTACGGCAAACGGATTTATTACACCGAATACGATGTGACTTCTCTCCTTAATGCAGGGAATAATTGTTTAGGGGTCACGCTGGGAAATGGATTTTACAATCCGCTCCCGCTGCGTAAATGGGGCCAGCGAAATCTGCGGACAGACCTTGATAAAGTAGGGAAGCCGGCATTTATTGCTAAACTGATCCTGAATTTTGAAAATGGTTCGGCCCAGGAAATGGTCTCCGACACTTCGTGGAGATTTTCGTATGGTCCATTGCTGAAAAATGATGTCTACCTCGGGGTTACCTATGATGCGGGCCAGGAAGCAGATGGCTGGCTACGACCCGGCTATGATGACCAGAAGTGGGACCCGGTAAAGGTGGGCACCAGCCCGGGAGGGCAATTGCAAAAAGCATTTTTCCCTCCGGTTCAGGTCACACAGGAAATCACGCCTAAGGCTATTTACAGTCCGGTGCCCGGAATTTGGATGGTCGATATGGGAGTCAATTTTACCGGCACCTACCGGATCAAAATATCCGGCCAGACAGGGGATACCATCTCCATGCGATTTGGAGAGCGGATCTATGAGGATGGTACCCTCAATCCGATGACGACCGTTGCCGGACAGATCAAGCGAGAAGGTATGGGCGGTCCGGGCGCTCCAGACATCGCCTGGCAAGAGGACGATTACATCATCGGCGAGTCCGGAGAGGCCTGGTTTACACCGGAGTTTACCTATCACACGTACCGGTATATGGAGATCAGAGGACTTGCTTCGCAGCCGCTCCAGGAAGATATCCGGGGGCTTTTTATCCATTCCAATGTGAAGAGCGACAACCACTTTTCCACCGCATCTCCTTTGCTGAACTCGATCCAGGAGATCACGGAAAGAACTTTTCTGGCCAACCTGGTCGGTGTGCAATCCGATTGCCCGGCCCGGGAGAAATTTGGTTATGGCGGCGATCTGAATGCCACCAGTGAAGCCTTCATTTATAATTTTGACATGCAGGCTTTCTACCGGAAAACCCTCTACGACTGGATGGACGCCATGAATGACACCCTTTTTGTGGACACCGCACCCTTTGTGGGAATCAACTACTGTGGCCTCAGTTGGGAATCGGCCTTTCTCATCACCCAGTATTATCTCTATCTCTATTACGGTGACCTGGATCTGGTTAAGGAACTGTATGCAGCAGATATCCAGTGGATGCAAAAAGTCGCAAGGATCCATCCGGAAGGGTGGGTGGATGAAGGGTTGAGCGACCATGAATCCCTGGCCCCGGTGCCGGTCAAACTGACCGGGACCTGCCATTACTTGCAGTGTGCCCGGATTATGATATCGTTTGCAGACCTCATGGGTGATGAAAGAAACAAGGAGGAATATGAAAACCTCGCCGCCCGGCTTCAGGAGATGATCCGGAAAGAATATTGGGAAAAGCCCGCGGCAGGTGAAATCAATCGTCAAACGCTTTTTGGAACATTACTTTACCATGAAGTGATTCCGGCAGACCAGGTGCCAGCCGCTGTCGACTCGTTGCGTCAGGCACTGGAGGAAGCGCCGTCCGGACATTTCATTACCGGTATCTTCGGCACGAAATATGTCCTGGAAGCGCTTTCGCGCTATGGTTCTCCCCAGGAAGTCTACGATATCGTCAACAGTACCGCCTATCCGGGCTGGGGTTACATGATCAATCGGGGGGCAACCACCGTTTGGGAGACCTGGAAGGAGAGCGAAAACACCTATTCCAACTGCCATCCAATGTTTGGGTCGGTGACCGAGTGGTTTTACCGGTGGCTGGGAGGTATTCGGGCGGACCCAGGGCATCCGGGTTTCAAGTCGTTTGTGTTGGCGCCCTATATGCCGGAAGGACTGGATTCCGTTTCATGTACCTATCACGCACCGTATGGGCTAATTGCATCCAAATGGCAAAGAGAGGAGGGGGATCATTACCGCTATGAAGTCTCTATACCGGAAGGAAGCAGCGCTCAGGTTATCCTGCCTAAAGGCCATGCAAAAATTACCCGCATCAGGGATTTAATGAAAAATAAGGACCTTGACCCGGTGAAAGGCATGGAAGCTGGGCAAGTTAAACTGATCGGAGGGAATTATTTAATGATCATTTCAACCGATGACTGA